One stretch of Variovorax sp. TBS-050B DNA includes these proteins:
- a CDS encoding UDP-N-acetylglucosamine 1-carboxyvinyltransferase: protein MSNLIVHGGTPLRGRITPSANKNAVLPVLCATLLTREPLRLHGVPDITDVRKILDIFRSLGSEARMDHATGTLELHHRDTAFDAARDRLPEEMRSSIMLVPPLLARFGIARLEDNVKGCTLGVREIDPHVDVFRRFGGEVERASGSLLVRRGARLTPTEHWLDYASVTTTENFVLCAAAAEGVSTLTNAASEPHVQEFCRFMTMLGVRIEGIGTSRLTVHGGSALGGGEFRFDEDFHEITTFLALGAITGGDVVVRNSAPANFPLIDRTFAKFGVTVTHEDGWSRATSTGPLKVQTPFTSNVLTKVEAAPWPYFPVDLLPIFIALGVRAQGNAMFWNKVYDGALGWTGELSKFGAHVFSSDPHRLITFGGSPLTPAVVESPYIIRVAIALFMVAASIEGRSEIRNATPIRRAHPRFVENLRSLGVQVEWTSEE, encoded by the coding sequence ATGTCCAACCTGATCGTGCACGGCGGTACGCCGCTCCGGGGCCGCATCACGCCCTCCGCCAACAAGAATGCCGTGCTGCCGGTGCTGTGCGCCACGCTGCTCACGCGCGAGCCGCTGCGCCTGCACGGCGTGCCCGACATCACCGACGTGCGCAAGATCCTCGACATCTTCCGCAGCCTCGGCAGCGAGGCGCGCATGGACCATGCCACCGGCACCCTCGAACTGCACCACCGCGACACGGCCTTCGACGCCGCGCGCGACCGGCTGCCCGAGGAGATGCGCTCCTCCATCATGCTGGTGCCGCCGCTGCTCGCGCGCTTCGGCATCGCGCGGCTCGAGGACAACGTCAAGGGCTGCACGCTGGGCGTGCGCGAGATCGATCCGCACGTCGACGTGTTCCGGCGCTTCGGCGGCGAGGTGGAGCGTGCGAGCGGCTCGCTGCTGGTGCGCCGCGGCGCGCGGCTCACGCCGACGGAGCACTGGCTCGACTACGCCTCGGTGACCACCACCGAGAACTTCGTGCTCTGCGCGGCCGCGGCCGAGGGCGTCTCCACGCTCACCAATGCCGCGTCCGAACCGCACGTGCAGGAGTTCTGCCGCTTCATGACGATGCTGGGCGTGCGCATCGAAGGCATCGGCACCTCGCGCCTCACGGTGCATGGCGGGAGCGCACTCGGCGGCGGCGAGTTCCGCTTCGACGAGGACTTCCACGAGATCACCACCTTCCTCGCGCTCGGCGCGATCACCGGCGGCGACGTGGTGGTGCGCAACAGCGCGCCGGCCAACTTTCCGCTGATTGACCGCACCTTCGCCAAGTTCGGCGTCACGGTCACGCACGAGGACGGCTGGTCGCGCGCCACCTCCACGGGACCGCTGAAGGTGCAGACGCCGTTCACGAGCAACGTGCTCACCAAGGTGGAGGCGGCGCCCTGGCCCTACTTTCCGGTCGACCTGCTGCCGATCTTCATCGCGCTGGGCGTGCGCGCCCAGGGCAATGCGATGTTCTGGAACAAGGTGTACGACGGCGCACTCGGCTGGACCGGCGAGCTGTCGAAGTTCGGCGCGCACGTGTTCTCGTCCGATCCGCACCGGCTCATCACCTTCGGCGGCAGCCCGCTGACGCCCGCGGTGGTCGAGAGCCCCTACATCATCCGCGTGGCGATCGCGCTCTTCATGGTGGCGGCCAGCATCGAGGGCCGCTCCGAGATCCGCAATGCCACGCCGATCCGCCGCGCCCATCCGCGCTTCGTCGAGAACCTGCGCAGCCTGGGCGTGCAGGTGGAATGGACCAGCGAGGAGTGA
- a CDS encoding helix-turn-helix transcriptional regulator — translation MPNIASILKAEISRVARKEVRSEIETLRKASTLHRASIAALRRQVDKLEKELRRAGKGTARTQAEDADGEGADAAPARRFSATRLASHREKLGLSAAAYGKLVGVTGQTIYKWEQGKARPRKAQLECLASVRGLSRREAEQQLEAA, via the coding sequence ATGCCAAATATCGCATCCATCCTGAAAGCAGAGATCTCCCGTGTGGCCCGCAAGGAAGTCCGCTCGGAAATCGAGACACTGCGAAAAGCGTCCACGCTGCACCGTGCCTCGATCGCCGCGCTGCGTCGGCAGGTCGACAAGCTCGAGAAGGAACTGCGCCGTGCCGGCAAGGGCACCGCGCGCACGCAGGCCGAGGATGCGGACGGCGAAGGTGCCGATGCCGCACCGGCACGGCGCTTCAGCGCCACGCGCCTGGCCTCGCACCGCGAGAAGCTCGGCCTCTCCGCGGCCGCCTACGGCAAGCTGGTGGGCGTGACCGGCCAGACCATCTACAAGTGGGAACAGGGCAAGGCGCGCCCGCGCAAAGCCCAGCTCGAATGCCTGGCCTCGGTACGCGGCCTGAGCCGTCGCGAGGCGGAGCAGCAGCTCGAAGCCGCTTAA
- a CDS encoding hemolysin III family protein, which produces MYPGERLNGYSHLLGLLLALAATALLLAKTLPTGDAARIAGAAVFSLSAVALYAASTLFHSTRGQRKRFWERADHCAIYLLIAGTYTPFALVTLQGPWGWLLLSLAWGAALFGIARELRQPEGAASKPPLALYLGMGWLGVLAAAPLAARLDGGGLAWLLAGGVLYSVGTVFYRNSRGFRHAHGTWHLFVLGGTTSHFIAVGWFVL; this is translated from the coding sequence ATGTACCCCGGCGAACGGCTCAACGGATACAGCCATCTGCTGGGCCTGCTGCTCGCGCTGGCGGCCACGGCGCTGCTGCTCGCCAAGACCCTGCCCACGGGCGATGCCGCGCGCATCGCGGGCGCGGCGGTGTTCTCGCTCTCCGCGGTGGCGCTCTATGCCGCGTCGACGCTGTTCCACAGCACGCGCGGGCAGCGCAAGCGCTTCTGGGAGCGCGCCGACCACTGCGCCATCTACCTGCTGATCGCGGGCACCTACACGCCGTTCGCGCTGGTCACGCTCCAAGGTCCGTGGGGCTGGCTGCTGCTGAGCCTCGCCTGGGGCGCCGCGCTCTTCGGCATTGCGCGCGAACTGCGGCAGCCGGAGGGCGCGGCCTCGAAGCCGCCGCTGGCGCTCTACCTCGGCATGGGATGGCTCGGCGTGCTGGCCGCCGCGCCGCTGGCCGCGCGGCTCGACGGCGGCGGGCTGGCCTGGCTGCTGGCGGGCGGCGTGCTCTACAGCGTGGGCACGGTCTTCTATAGAAACAGCCGCGGCTTCCGTCATGCGCACGGCACCTGGCATCTGTTCGTGCTCGGCGGCACCACGAGCCATTTCATCGCCGTGGGCTGGTTCGTGCTCTGA
- a CDS encoding GTPase/DUF3482 domain-containing protein — MNAQRDAIRIAVVGHTNAGKTSLLRTLTRRAAFGEVSQRPGTTRHVESVDLDVDGRPVVRFFDTPGLEDAVALREHLAGLGAPATTPPERIRRFLQGPEAHGVFEQEAKVLRTMLEIDAAFLVIDVREPVLPKFRDEIELLNACGRPVLPVLNFVRDAASREPAWKELLSAYGLHVQVRFDAAAPFVGAERELYTDLATLLRDRRELLRGVVEALATEAEARRGAACTRIAQLLVDAAALRRTVPAETFADAARRQAIVAALRKDVFDKAQRCTDDLLALFGFRQDDAGEAPLPLVEGRWSLDFFSPEAMKEAGLRLGKGAVIGAAVGVVADLALAGISLGAGAAMGGAIGGAVSQGWGPLGRKLANRLRDLHELTAEDGVLFALVAWQLELTRALEQRGHAATTRIETAEAAAAEDAPARAAAAAVRAARPARSHPEWEATGSATRAFWRPMPQREALVAEIAHGLQDAFPR; from the coding sequence ATGAACGCTCAGCGGGACGCCATCCGCATCGCCGTGGTCGGCCACACCAACGCGGGCAAGACCTCGCTGCTGCGCACGCTCACGCGGCGCGCGGCCTTCGGCGAGGTCTCGCAGCGGCCGGGCACCACGCGCCACGTCGAATCGGTCGACCTCGACGTGGACGGCCGGCCGGTGGTCCGCTTCTTCGACACGCCGGGCCTGGAGGATGCGGTCGCGCTGCGCGAGCACCTCGCGGGCCTGGGCGCCCCGGCCACCACGCCGCCCGAGCGCATCCGCCGGTTCCTGCAGGGGCCCGAGGCCCACGGCGTGTTCGAGCAGGAGGCGAAGGTGCTGCGCACCATGCTCGAGATCGATGCGGCCTTTCTGGTCATCGACGTGCGCGAGCCGGTGCTGCCGAAGTTCCGCGACGAGATCGAACTGCTCAATGCCTGCGGACGGCCGGTGCTGCCGGTGCTCAACTTCGTGCGCGACGCCGCGAGCCGCGAGCCGGCATGGAAGGAGCTGCTCTCGGCCTACGGGCTGCACGTGCAGGTGCGCTTCGATGCCGCGGCGCCCTTCGTGGGCGCGGAGCGCGAGCTGTACACCGACCTCGCCACGCTGCTGCGCGACCGGCGCGAATTGCTGCGCGGCGTGGTGGAGGCGCTCGCGACCGAGGCCGAGGCGCGCCGCGGCGCGGCCTGCACGCGGATCGCGCAGCTGCTGGTCGATGCCGCCGCGCTGCGCCGCACCGTGCCCGCCGAGACTTTCGCCGATGCCGCGCGCCGGCAGGCGATCGTCGCGGCGCTGCGCAAGGACGTCTTCGACAAGGCGCAGCGCTGCACCGACGACCTGCTCGCGCTGTTCGGCTTCCGGCAGGACGATGCGGGCGAGGCGCCGCTGCCGCTGGTCGAGGGCCGCTGGTCGCTCGACTTCTTCAGCCCCGAGGCGATGAAGGAAGCCGGGCTGCGGCTCGGCAAGGGCGCGGTGATCGGCGCGGCGGTGGGCGTGGTGGCCGATCTCGCGCTGGCCGGCATCTCGCTCGGCGCGGGCGCGGCGATGGGGGGCGCGATCGGCGGTGCGGTCTCGCAGGGCTGGGGCCCGCTCGGCCGCAAGCTCGCCAACCGGCTGCGCGACCTGCACGAGCTCACGGCCGAGGACGGCGTGCTGTTCGCGCTGGTCGCATGGCAGCTCGAGCTCACGCGCGCGCTCGAACAGCGCGGGCATGCCGCCACCACGCGCATCGAGACCGCCGAAGCGGCCGCCGCCGAGGACGCACCGGCCCGCGCCGCCGCCGCCGCCGTGCGCGCGGCACGCCCCGCGCGCAGCCACCCCGAGTGGGAAGCGACGGGCAGCGCGACGCGCGCCTTCTGGCGCCCCATGCCGCAGCGCGAGGCGCTGGTGGCCGAGATCGCGCACGGGCTGCAGGACGCCTTCCCCCGCTGA
- a CDS encoding DUF2868 domain-containing protein yields MIKNARREPALSDAVVTEAIRWAEQPGPLDDAQAMRTALFRGNSSSTTTDHRAQITARALALGERIGLAAELARAHQWAPWILLGLVALIVAAGLGLAGNVVGGGERHINVIVALVSLLGLHAITLLLWLAGLWLPGAFNGASLGWIWLSLTARVAGGKRGQAPLLLRAATGLLTRARLLPWAFGLVSHGIWALSFAVVLAAMLFALAFRSYTLSWETTILDPAFFVRAVQLLGWAPAQLGFPVPDAATVLAPAPGAAGQRSWALWLTGCIVVYGLLPRLALVLWSALVWRRRRGALQPDWQAPYYRRLADRFAALAPPAIVDADPGRTPADLPPGLAPAALRDGLVVVGFELPPDLPWPPAGLPAAAEVRRIDGSASARRALLDLLAQAHPRSVLLVCHAASSPDRGTERFVRELLAHSGECRLWLAGAGPAQRWTDWLRDTGLAPRVTAAQRLEDALQGATA; encoded by the coding sequence TTGATCAAGAACGCGCGGCGCGAACCAGCCCTTTCCGATGCGGTCGTCACCGAAGCGATCCGCTGGGCCGAGCAGCCCGGTCCGCTCGACGATGCGCAGGCCATGCGCACCGCCCTCTTCCGCGGCAACAGCAGCAGCACCACCACCGACCACCGTGCGCAGATCACGGCCCGTGCGCTCGCGCTCGGCGAACGCATCGGCCTCGCGGCCGAACTCGCCCGTGCGCACCAGTGGGCGCCCTGGATTCTGCTCGGGCTGGTGGCGCTGATCGTCGCGGCCGGGCTCGGGCTGGCCGGCAACGTGGTGGGCGGCGGCGAGCGGCACATCAACGTCATCGTCGCGCTGGTGAGCCTGCTCGGGCTGCATGCGATCACGCTGCTGCTGTGGCTGGCCGGACTGTGGCTGCCGGGTGCCTTCAATGGCGCCTCGCTCGGCTGGATCTGGCTCTCGCTGACCGCGCGCGTGGCCGGCGGAAAGCGCGGGCAGGCCCCGCTGCTGCTGCGCGCGGCCACGGGGCTGCTCACGCGCGCGCGGCTGCTGCCCTGGGCCTTCGGGCTCGTGAGCCACGGCATCTGGGCGCTCTCCTTCGCGGTGGTGCTCGCGGCGATGCTGTTCGCGCTCGCGTTCCGCAGCTACACGCTGAGCTGGGAAACGACCATCCTCGACCCGGCCTTCTTCGTGCGTGCGGTGCAGCTGCTGGGCTGGGCGCCGGCGCAGCTCGGCTTTCCGGTGCCCGATGCGGCCACCGTGCTGGCGCCCGCGCCGGGCGCGGCGGGCCAGCGCAGCTGGGCGCTGTGGCTCACGGGCTGCATCGTGGTCTACGGCCTGCTGCCGCGCCTCGCGCTGGTGCTCTGGAGCGCGCTCGTGTGGCGCCGCCGCCGCGGCGCGCTGCAGCCGGACTGGCAGGCGCCCTACTACCGGCGGCTGGCCGACCGCTTCGCCGCGCTCGCGCCGCCGGCGATCGTCGACGCGGACCCGGGCCGCACGCCCGCCGACCTGCCGCCCGGCCTCGCGCCCGCGGCGCTGCGCGACGGGCTCGTCGTGGTCGGCTTCGAGCTGCCGCCCGACCTGCCCTGGCCGCCGGCGGGCCTGCCTGCCGCGGCCGAGGTGCGGCGGATCGACGGCAGCGCCTCCGCGCGCCGCGCGCTGCTCGACCTGCTCGCGCAGGCGCATCCGCGCAGCGTGCTGCTGGTCTGCCATGCCGCATCGAGCCCCGACCGCGGCACCGAACGCTTCGTGCGCGAACTGCTGGCGCACAGCGGCGAATGCCGGCTCTGGCTGGCCGGCGCCGGGCCGGCGCAGCGCTGGACCGACTGGCTGCGCGACACCGGCCTCGCGCCGCGCGTGACGGCCGCGCAGCGCCTGGAGGACGCCCTGCAGGGCGCGACTGCATGA
- a CDS encoding ABC transporter ATP-binding protein, with the protein MFRFFEKLLHPYPAAEPALPPTGFFAFLWSCTRGVRLKIAVMAVLTAAISGFEALLFAVLGRVVDWLGGQEPSRLWVDRGGALAWLAALLAISIGVVALQTIVKHQTLAINLPMRLRWNFHRLMLGQSMAFYQDEFAGRITAKVMQTALAVRDTVFVLADVVTAMGVYVVTIVVLVSVLDVQLVLPFLVWLVLYACSLAYFVPRLGKVGKAQADARALMTGRVTDAYTNIATVKLFSHTQREAGFAREAMREFMHTGYGQMRLVSAFEIVNHTLSMGLTAGMAGTALWLWSQGAVGVGAVAAATAMALRLQGMSHWIMWEMTSLFENIGTVQDGMKTLSRPRTVLDAPNAAVLEVPRGEVRFEHASFRYADAGRRVIDDLSLVVRPGEKIGLVGRSGAGKSTLVNLLLRFHDLESGRILIDGQDIARVTQDSLRSHIGMVTQDTSLLHRSVADNIAYGRPDATREQIEAAARRAEAHDFIQTLGDAHGRHGYDAHVGERGVKLSGGQRQRVAIARVMLKDAPILLLDEATSALDSEVEAAIQQSLYRLMEGKTVIAIAHRLSTIAAMDRLVVLDEGRVVEEGDHRTLMAKGGLYARLWAHQSGGFLGDDLDDEDEAEALRA; encoded by the coding sequence ATGTTCCGCTTCTTCGAGAAACTGCTCCACCCCTATCCCGCCGCCGAACCCGCGCTGCCGCCCACGGGCTTCTTCGCGTTCCTCTGGTCCTGCACGCGGGGCGTGCGCCTGAAGATCGCCGTGATGGCCGTGCTCACGGCGGCGATCTCGGGCTTCGAGGCGCTGCTGTTCGCGGTGCTCGGGCGCGTGGTCGACTGGCTCGGCGGGCAGGAGCCCTCGCGGCTGTGGGTCGACCGCGGCGGTGCGTTGGCCTGGCTGGCCGCGCTGCTAGCGATCAGCATCGGCGTGGTCGCGCTGCAGACCATCGTCAAGCACCAGACGCTCGCGATCAACCTGCCGATGCGGCTGCGCTGGAACTTCCACCGGCTGATGCTGGGCCAGAGCATGGCCTTCTACCAGGACGAGTTTGCGGGCCGCATCACGGCCAAGGTGATGCAGACCGCGCTCGCGGTGCGCGACACGGTGTTCGTGCTGGCCGACGTGGTGACGGCCATGGGCGTGTACGTGGTGACCATCGTCGTGCTGGTGAGCGTGCTCGACGTCCAGCTGGTGCTGCCCTTCCTGGTCTGGCTGGTGCTCTATGCCTGCTCGCTGGCCTACTTCGTGCCGCGGCTCGGCAAGGTCGGCAAGGCGCAGGCCGATGCGCGCGCGCTGATGACCGGCCGCGTGACCGACGCCTACACCAACATCGCCACCGTCAAGCTGTTCTCGCACACGCAGCGCGAGGCCGGCTTCGCGCGCGAGGCGATGCGCGAGTTCATGCACACCGGCTACGGCCAGATGCGGCTCGTGAGCGCCTTCGAGATCGTCAACCACACGCTCAGCATGGGCCTGACCGCGGGCATGGCCGGCACCGCGCTGTGGCTGTGGTCGCAGGGCGCGGTCGGCGTGGGCGCGGTCGCTGCGGCCACCGCGATGGCGCTGCGGCTGCAAGGCATGTCGCACTGGATCATGTGGGAGATGACCAGCCTGTTCGAGAACATCGGCACGGTGCAGGACGGCATGAAGACGCTGTCGCGCCCGCGCACGGTGCTCGACGCGCCGAATGCCGCGGTGCTCGAGGTGCCGCGCGGCGAGGTGCGCTTCGAGCATGCGAGCTTCCGCTACGCCGACGCGGGCCGGCGCGTGATCGACGACCTGAGCCTGGTGGTGCGGCCCGGCGAGAAGATCGGACTGGTCGGCCGCTCGGGCGCGGGCAAGTCCACGCTGGTGAACCTGCTGCTGCGCTTTCACGACCTCGAGAGCGGCCGCATCCTGATCGACGGGCAGGACATTGCACGGGTGACGCAGGATTCGCTGCGCAGCCACATCGGCATGGTGACGCAGGACACCTCGCTGCTGCACCGCTCGGTGGCCGACAACATCGCCTACGGCCGGCCCGACGCCACGCGCGAGCAGATCGAGGCCGCCGCGCGCCGCGCCGAGGCGCACGACTTCATCCAGACGCTCGGCGACGCGCACGGCCGCCACGGCTACGACGCGCACGTGGGCGAACGCGGCGTCAAGCTCTCGGGCGGCCAGCGCCAGCGGGTGGCGATCGCGCGCGTGATGCTCAAGGACGCGCCGATCCTGCTGCTCGACGAGGCCACGAGCGCGCTCGATTCCGAGGTCGAGGCCGCGATCCAGCAGAGCCTCTACCGGCTGATGGAAGGCAAGACCGTGATCGCGATCGCGCACCGGCTCTCGACCATCGCGGCCATGGACCGGCTGGTGGTGCTCGACGAGGGCCGCGTGGTGGAAGAAGGCGACCACCGCACGCTGATGGCCAAGGGCGGGCTCTACGCGCGGCTCTGGGCGCACCAGAGCGGCGGCTTCCTCGGCGACGACCTCGACGACGAGGACGAAGCCGAGGCACTGCGCGCCTGA
- a CDS encoding LysR family transcriptional regulator, whose amino-acid sequence MDRLTSLRVFREVVEAGSFAAAAGRLSMSPPMASKHVAQLEKSLGARLLHRSSRHLSLTEAGTAWYEQSRRALDLLDAAEAAIGQKSEAPRGQLKVSAPVWCATPRFARVLADYRARFPEVLVDIHLENRKVDLAADGYDLALRATQEPSPALIARPLCRVPFHLAATPALLRRMGGSPALPADVARLGAIVPSYVNLDNLALKGPGGRMFALRLTPVMRSDDTTLTLHAVRADMGIAFLPEWLIDEDLAAGRLVRLLPDHAPHPVTLFAVYTSRQYMAPKLRSFIDFLGERLGGPPAAAA is encoded by the coding sequence ATGGACCGCCTGACCAGCCTGCGCGTGTTCCGCGAAGTCGTCGAAGCGGGCAGCTTCGCGGCCGCGGCCGGGCGCCTGTCGATGTCGCCGCCGATGGCGAGCAAGCATGTGGCGCAGCTCGAGAAGTCGCTCGGCGCACGGCTTCTGCACCGGTCGAGCCGCCACCTGAGCCTGACCGAGGCCGGCACCGCCTGGTACGAACAGAGCCGCCGCGCGCTCGACCTGCTCGACGCCGCCGAGGCCGCCATCGGCCAGAAGAGCGAGGCGCCGCGCGGCCAGCTCAAAGTGAGCGCGCCCGTGTGGTGCGCCACGCCGCGCTTCGCGCGCGTGCTGGCCGACTACCGCGCGCGCTTTCCCGAGGTGCTGGTCGACATCCACCTGGAGAACCGCAAGGTCGATCTCGCGGCCGACGGCTACGACCTGGCGCTGCGCGCCACGCAGGAGCCCTCGCCGGCGCTGATCGCGCGGCCGCTGTGCCGCGTGCCCTTCCATCTCGCGGCCACGCCCGCGCTGCTGCGCCGCATGGGCGGCAGCCCGGCGCTGCCGGCCGACGTGGCGCGGCTCGGCGCCATCGTGCCGAGCTACGTCAACCTCGACAACCTGGCGCTCAAGGGGCCGGGCGGGCGCATGTTCGCGCTGCGGCTGACGCCGGTGATGCGCTCGGACGACACCACGCTCACGCTGCATGCGGTGCGCGCGGACATGGGCATCGCCTTCCTGCCCGAATGGCTGATCGACGAGGACCTGGCCGCCGGCCGGCTGGTGCGGTTGCTGCCCGACCATGCGCCGCACCCGGTCACGCTGTTCGCGGTCTACACCAGCCGGCAGTACATGGCGCCCAAGCTGCGCAGCTTCATCGACTTCCTGGGCGAGCGGCTCGGCGGCCCGCCGGCCGCTGCGGCCTAA
- a CDS encoding class III extradiol ring-cleavage dioxygenase encodes MTPDHATTPRLPTYFISHGGGPWPWMKKEMGGAYDRLAAALADMPRQIGRTPAAILMVSAHWEAPVFMVQGHPQPPMVYDYGGFPAHTYQVRYDAPGSPALAQRVAALIEAAGLPAAIDPERGFDHGMFSPMAAIYPDARVPVVQLSLRRGLDPAEHLALGRAIAPLRDENVLIVGSGLSYHNLRNFGPQAHEVSKAFGDWLDHTAVQSAPAERVQRLADWAAAPSARMAHPREEHLIPLMVAVGAAEQERGERVYHEEAFMGGLVVSSYRFGAAAA; translated from the coding sequence ATGACCCCCGACCACGCCACCACCCCGCGCCTGCCCACCTATTTCATCTCCCATGGCGGCGGCCCCTGGCCCTGGATGAAGAAGGAGATGGGCGGCGCCTACGACCGGCTCGCGGCCGCGCTCGCCGACATGCCGCGCCAGATCGGCCGCACGCCCGCGGCCATCCTCATGGTCTCGGCGCACTGGGAGGCGCCGGTCTTCATGGTGCAGGGCCATCCGCAGCCGCCGATGGTCTACGACTACGGCGGCTTTCCGGCCCACACCTACCAGGTGCGCTACGACGCGCCCGGTTCGCCTGCACTGGCACAGCGCGTGGCCGCGCTGATCGAGGCGGCCGGGCTGCCCGCGGCCATCGACCCCGAACGCGGCTTCGACCACGGCATGTTCTCGCCCATGGCCGCGATCTATCCCGACGCGCGCGTGCCGGTGGTGCAGCTGTCGCTCCGGCGCGGGCTCGATCCGGCCGAGCATCTTGCGCTCGGCCGCGCGATCGCGCCGCTGCGCGACGAGAACGTGCTCATCGTCGGCAGCGGGCTGAGCTATCACAACCTGCGCAACTTCGGCCCGCAGGCGCACGAGGTCTCCAAGGCCTTCGGCGACTGGCTCGACCACACGGCCGTGCAGTCGGCGCCGGCCGAGCGCGTGCAGCGGCTCGCCGACTGGGCGGCGGCACCCTCGGCGCGCATGGCGCATCCGCGCGAGGAGCACCTGATCCCGCTGATGGTGGCGGTGGGCGCGGCCGAGCAGGAACGCGGCGAGCGGGTCTACCACGAGGAGGCCTTCATGGGCGGCCTGGTGGTGTCGAGCTACCGCTTCGGCGCCGCCGCGGCCTGA
- a CDS encoding alpha/beta fold hydrolase: MASFIPDSTAEARAARAAIDRIAALGTRHDVEHAGVRVCWRRFGPASGSGAATPLVLLHGGHGSWMHWLRNVEALSAERTLWLPDMPGFHDSDAPPAAAPGGDPLGPLLDALGGSLDRLIGAGTPIDLGGFSFGGLTAARFAVRRGAIRRLLLVGSGGHGTLRRMSAQMINWRAAPDRAEERAALLHNLAALMLHDRAAIDPVAFEIHDIACHGTRFRSKEVSQAGGLQAALDTLGGPQLLLWGAYDVTADPRPLVASLVAGRPEREGVVIDGAGHWAQYERAEEFNRRVLRFLG; encoded by the coding sequence ATGGCTTCCTTCATTCCCGATTCCACCGCCGAAGCCCGCGCCGCTCGCGCCGCCATCGACCGCATCGCCGCACTCGGCACCCGCCACGACGTGGAACATGCGGGCGTGCGCGTCTGCTGGCGCCGCTTCGGCCCCGCGAGCGGCAGCGGCGCCGCGACGCCGCTGGTGCTGCTGCACGGCGGCCACGGCAGCTGGATGCACTGGCTGCGCAACGTCGAGGCGCTCTCGGCCGAGCGCACGCTGTGGCTGCCCGACATGCCCGGCTTCCATGATTCCGACGCACCGCCGGCCGCCGCGCCGGGCGGCGATCCGCTCGGTCCGCTGCTCGATGCGCTCGGCGGCTCGCTCGACCGGCTGATCGGTGCCGGCACGCCCATCGACCTCGGCGGCTTCTCGTTCGGCGGCCTCACGGCCGCGCGCTTCGCGGTGCGGCGCGGCGCGATCCGGCGCCTGCTGCTCGTGGGCAGCGGCGGCCACGGCACGCTCCGGCGCATGTCGGCGCAGATGATCAACTGGCGCGCCGCGCCCGACCGTGCGGAAGAACGCGCGGCGCTGCTGCACAACCTGGCCGCGCTGATGCTGCACGACAGGGCCGCGATCGACCCGGTGGCCTTCGAGATCCACGACATCGCCTGCCACGGCACGCGCTTTCGCAGCAAGGAGGTGTCGCAGGCGGGCGGGCTGCAGGCGGCGCTCGACACGCTCGGCGGGCCGCAGCTGCTGCTCTGGGGCGCGTACGACGTGACCGCCGATCCGCGCCCGCTCGTCGCGTCGCTGGTCGCGGGGCGGCCGGAGCGCGAAGGCGTGGTGATCGACGGCGCAGGGCATTGGGCGCAATACGAGCGCGCCGAGGAATTCAACCGCCGCGTGCTGCGTTTCCTCGGCTGA
- a CDS encoding tripartite tricarboxylate transporter substrate binding protein: MNGTTDLRRRRLAAALALLPFAARAADAPFPDKGRTVRIVLGLAAGGASDAQARFVAGRLGEVLGTPVIVENRPGASFILATEEVIRAAPDGYTLMYAPSSVVAQNPQTLAQVRYDPFKDLTPISLGARGPLVLTVHASVPARNVQELVAWIKANPGKAAYASFGTGTSSHIYGEAFAQQAGLDVVHVPYKGGADAAKDFLAGRVQFYFDAAPNAIQNSATGRVRMLAVAAPKRSAMLPEVPTMGEQGVSGVDMASWLGFYGPARMPPQVVARLNAALAQVLAMPATRDFFRQGAYEAESSTPQQLAELTRATYDQWGATIRKLGLAKQ, encoded by the coding sequence ATGAACGGCACCACCGACCTCCGCCGCCGCCGGCTCGCGGCCGCGCTCGCGCTGCTGCCTTTCGCCGCGCGCGCGGCCGACGCGCCCTTTCCCGACAAGGGCCGCACGGTCCGCATCGTGCTCGGCCTCGCGGCGGGCGGCGCCTCGGACGCGCAGGCGCGCTTCGTCGCCGGCAGGCTCGGCGAGGTGCTGGGCACGCCGGTGATCGTGGAGAACCGACCCGGCGCGAGCTTCATCCTCGCGACCGAGGAAGTGATCCGCGCCGCGCCCGACGGCTACACGCTGATGTACGCGCCCTCCTCGGTGGTGGCGCAGAACCCGCAGACGCTCGCCCAGGTGCGCTACGACCCGTTCAAGGACCTGACGCCGATCTCGCTCGGCGCGCGCGGTCCGCTCGTGCTCACGGTGCATGCGAGCGTGCCGGCGCGCAACGTGCAGGAGCTCGTGGCCTGGATCAAGGCCAACCCGGGCAAGGCGGCGTACGCCTCCTTCGGCACCGGCACCTCCTCGCACATCTACGGCGAGGCCTTCGCGCAGCAGGCCGGGCTCGACGTCGTGCACGTGCCCTACAAGGGCGGCGCCGACGCGGCGAAGGACTTTCTCGCGGGCCGCGTGCAGTTCTACTTCGACGCGGCGCCCAACGCGATCCAGAACAGCGCCACCGGCCGCGTGCGCATGCTCGCGGTGGCGGCGCCGAAGCGCAGCGCCATGCTGCCCGAGGTGCCCACGATGGGCGAACAGGGCGTGAGCGGCGTCGACATGGCGAGCTGGCTCGGCTTCTACGGCCCGGCGCGCATGCCGCCGCAGGTGGTCGCCAGGCTCAACGCCGCGCTCGCGCAGGTGCTCGCGATGCCGGCGACGCGCGACTTCTTCCGCCAGGGCGCCTACGAGGCCGAATCGTCGACGCCGCAGCAGCTGGCCGAGCTCACGCGCGCCACCTACGACCAGTGGGGCGCGACGATCCGCAAGCTCGGGCTCGCGAAGCAGTGA